In Flavobacterium luteolum, the DNA window CGTCTGCATCGGTTACCAATTCTCTATTCAATTTTGCGTCTTTTAACTCTTCATCATGTGAGACGTTTTTACCTTTAGATTCATCAATATTTTTCTGCGTCCCGTTTATCTTTTTTGTTCCTAAATTATTTGTTTCCATGACATTATTCTTTTTACATTGAATTTATAATATTACGAATTCTGATTGCGAATAAATTATGACTTCATATTGCTTTTCTTTTATAATTGCCATCTATTTTTTTATTCATTACCTTTATTCAAAGCAACTTAACAACCTTAATTAGTATGAATTTCTTCAAAATCAAAACTAGCTGGTCCAATTCAGAATTTATCTTGATTAAACTTTGTATGGCTTCTGCCTATATTTTTATCGGAAGTTATTTTCATGAATTTTTCGAAAATTATTATCCTGTTTTAATTGTCATTTTTGCTATAACCGTAATTTGGTTTGTCTATCAATGGTTAAAAAAAATGAAATCTCAAAAACAGTTATAAGATTTAGTTCTAAGAAAGAAACTATCTTTGCAAAAAATTAAAAATGCACCAACACTTCATTCTTTTTAAACCCTACGGCTATTTAAGCCAATTTATTTATGAATTAAAAAGAAAGAAAAAGCTTTTGGGCGAATTGTACGATTTCCCAGAAGGAACAATGGCAATTGGAAGATTAGACGAAGATTCTGAAGGTTTGCTTCTTTTGACTACTGATGGAAATATGAGTGAACTCGTTCGAAGTAAAAAGGTTGAAAAAGAATATTATGTTCAGGTTGATGGATTAATTACGCCAGAAGCAATTGAACAATTACAAAATGGTGTCGAAATTGGACTTGACGGTGGAAAATACAAAACGAAACGCTGCAAAGCATCTATCGTGACCGAAATTCCAGATTTTGGTCCGAGAGCCAAAAAAATCAGGGACGAACGTCATGGTCCTACTTCTTGGGCATCCATCACAGTAAGAGAAGGAAAATTTCGTCAAGTTAGAAAAATGACTGCTGCAGTTGGTTTTCCAACCTTGCGTCTTGTTCGCGTTCGAATAGGAAATGTATATTTGCAAAACCTAAAAGCGGGTGAAGTTTTGGAAGTTTCCGATTTTCAATTAGAAAATTTCTAGAAACTCATAACTTATAACTCATAATTCATAACTAAAAAAAGATGTTAAACGTTGTTCTTGTAGAACCAGAAATACCAAATAATACCGGAAATATAGGAAGATTGTGCGTAGGCACAGAAAGCCGTCTTCATTTAATTCATCCTTTCGGATTTGTGATTAATGACAAAAACCTAAAACGTTCGGGATTGGATTATTGGATTCATCTTGATGTAACAGAATATCAAAATGTCGAAGAATGGATTGCTCAGATTCCAGATCAATCTCGTGTTTTTTTAATGAGTTCACATTCTGATAAATCCTATTTAGAAAATGAATTTCAAGATGGTGACTGGCTGGTTTTCGGAAAAGAAAGCGTTGGTTTGAGTGCAGCATTTATGGCAAGATTCGAAAATCATTTAACGATTCCGATGTCACCGCTTATTCGCAGTTTTAATATAGCCAATTCGGTTGCTTTTGTGGTTGGTGAAGCGAAAAGACAGATTGGACTGAAGAAAGTTTAATCGTTTATTTGTTTAACTGTTTAATCGAAAAAGCTTCTTCTGAAAACGGGACTTCTAGCCCTGATGGAAGCGGCATCCTTTTGTGGCGGCGTTCGCCACAAAAGATATAGCGGACAGCAGGATTAGCTCCTGAAAAACTAACTCACAATAAATTTCCCTTTTTCAGCATCAAAAATAATATTTTCATCTTTGAATAAATTACTGAAGCTTCCATTTGAAATTAAATTACAAGGCTGATCTTGCACTATACTTTCAGGCGTCATCATAATCATTTCATCACTTAATTGAATAGCCAGATCTATATCGTGCGTAGAAAACAAGATACATTTTTGAGTTTCCTGAGTTAGCTTCTTTAATAATTTAAATAAAGAAACTTTATGCAGTAAATCAAGATGTGTTGTAGGTTCGTCTAGAATAATTAATGGCGTATCTTGCGCCAAAGCTCTTGCAATTAAAACTTTCTGCAATTGCCCATCACTAATTTGAAAATGTTTTTTTGAAGCTAAATGTTCGATTTGCGTCAAAGTCAT includes these proteins:
- a CDS encoding tRNA (cytidine(34)-2'-O)-methyltransferase, yielding MLNVVLVEPEIPNNTGNIGRLCVGTESRLHLIHPFGFVINDKNLKRSGLDYWIHLDVTEYQNVEEWIAQIPDQSRVFLMSSHSDKSYLENEFQDGDWLVFGKESVGLSAAFMARFENHLTIPMSPLIRSFNIANSVAFVVGEAKRQIGLKKV
- a CDS encoding ABC transporter ATP-binding protein, with protein sequence MKTILSTSNLSIGYKSKKGVTTIAENLNLSLEAGKLITLIGANGIGKSTLLRTITGIQKPLSGKVYLNERNISDYQPLELAQNLSLVLTEKLPPSNLSVFELVALGRQPYTNWVDKLSDEDVLKVQEAMTLTQIEHLASKKHFQISDGQLQKVLIARALAQDTPLIILDEPTTHLDLLHKVSLFKLLKKLTQETQKCILFSTHDIDLAIQLSDEMIMMTPESIVQDQPCNLISNGSFSNLFKDENIIFDAEKGKFIVS
- a CDS encoding pseudouridine synthase, which gives rise to MHQHFILFKPYGYLSQFIYELKRKKKLLGELYDFPEGTMAIGRLDEDSEGLLLLTTDGNMSELVRSKKVEKEYYVQVDGLITPEAIEQLQNGVEIGLDGGKYKTKRCKASIVTEIPDFGPRAKKIRDERHGPTSWASITVREGKFRQVRKMTAAVGFPTLRLVRVRIGNVYLQNLKAGEVLEVSDFQLENF